In Actinomycetota bacterium, the genomic stretch GCTGGGCGCTCAGCGAACCTGAGGTGTATCGGGTGTGGGCGTACGTCAATGTCGGGAACGTGGTGTCGCAGCGGGTTCTCGAGAAGGCCGGCATGGTCCGGGAGGGTGTCCTGCACCGGTGGGCACCGCATCCGAATGTGTCTGCTGAGCCGTCGGATGCCTACATGTACGCCAAGTGGCGGTGAGTTCCTCGCCCGTCTGGTTCGGCGACTTGGCCGGCCTCACGACTCGACATCGAGAACGCCGGACTCGAGAACTCCTGTCAGTGCGATTTGCCGGTCGGTCCAGGACACGCCCCGTTCCGACTGCAGTCCGTTCACGGTGGCGAGATCCAATCCCCGGACCTCGATCGATGCGCCTCCGCATTGCGGCGGGAACGACTCGAGCAGAACTTCACACAGACGCACCACGTCACCGTCTGCCACCAGGAGCCCGACGACAGATTGGTTTCCAGAAGCCGACTGGGCCTCCGTGACCGTGAGGGGACCGGAATCCCCACACGCGGCGACGGCGAGCGACAGCGCGATGGCTACGAGCATCCATCGTGTCCTTCTCAGCACATTCTCTTTGACATGCCTCTTGTGTTTCACGTTGCCTCCTCAACCTCCCCTTGGTGGTGATCGCGTACCCTTCGGCGACCGGCGCCGATCGACGCGTGTCCGCAGCCGGCCCGGCCCCAGATGCACGGCACGGCGGCGGTACCGATGGGGGCGATGAACCCGATACCGTCGACGGCCTCGGCATCTGGCACCATGTCGAGCAGCAGACCAAGCCAATTCGCCGCCGGCATCGCTGCTGCGAACATCACGAAGTTGCGTGTGGTCGTTCCAGCGATGTCACTCGTAATCGTCGTTCGTGCCTCGGCCACCGATTGCTCCTGCTGTGTATGGCTTCTTGTCACATCTCCTCCTCAGGCCTGATCGCCGTGTGGGGTGCCTCATCAGACATGGGTACCTGGTTCCCCGGCTCGACGCCAAGGAGGGTGTCGGCCGGTGGATCAATCACCTCGTGGTCGGCCTCATATGGGGGATGTGGCATCTCCCATACGTGGCGGTGTTCTGGGACTACACCGACGAGAGCTTGGCGACCCTGCTGCCACGCATCCTGTTGGGCACTGTCATTGTCGCCGTCGTCTACGGCGAGATCCGCCTTGCGGCCGGTTCGGTGTGGCCCGCCGTCCTGATGCACGCGATGGGTAATGCCGTTGTCGGGGGACTGCTGGCCGATGAAGTCCTCGCAGTCAGCAGCGTGAGACCCATCGTGTTCAGCCCCGGCGCAGACGGATTGTTCGTCATCGGGCTGACCGCCGTCGTGGCGTCGGCCGTGGTGGTGGCTACCCGCAGGTCGGATACCGACGGCGGTCGCCGGACGGCCCCCGGCGACGTCGGGAAGACGAATCGACACAGGGATGAAAGGAACAGAACATGAGAGATCGAACTACCGCAAGGGTTGTTGGCGTCCTGTTCATCGTGGCTTCGGTTGCGGCCGTCGTGGGTGGCACGCTCCTCCTGCCATCGGTGGGCGTGAACTACCTCGTCGAGGCTGCCGACCACGAGATCCAGGTGGTGTCCGGAGCGTCCCTCGAAGTGGTTCAGGCCATGGCAGTCATCGGCATCGCAGTGATGCTCTTCCCGGTGCTCAAGCGTCGCAATGAAGGGCTGGCTCTCGGCTTCGTTGGTGCGCGGACCGTTGAGGGAGTGCTCACTCTCGCCGGCACCGTCAGCGCGCTGGCGATCCTCACCTCGAGCCAGAGCTACGGGCAACCAGGAGTCGCCGGTGCTGAACCGCTGGGCGATACGTTGGTTGCGGCTCGCGAATGGAGCTACCGGCTTGGGCCGATGCTCATGTTCGGTGTGAGCGCGCTGATCCTCTACACGCTGCTGTACCGGGCGGAGCTCGTTCCCGCCTGGCTGTCGATATGGGGATTCGCCGGAGGTGCACTGCTTCAGGTGCGCACCGTGCTCGAGATGTACGGCCGAGAGTTCTCACCGGCGATGCAGGGACTCTTCGCAGCTCCGATAGGCCTCAACGAGATGGTCCTCGCCGTCTGGCTGATCGTCAAGGGATTCAAGGCGACTGCATCGACTGCCGAGCCCGAACGGCAACCGGCTGTGGTCGGCGGCTGAGCAGGAAGACGTCGACGGCGGGGTGACCACGGCCCGGCGAGTCCGCCATGCTTGCGAGGCCGCCGGCCGAAGGCCCTCTTGGACCCGACCTCGGTGATTCCATGGCGGGCGGGGAGGTCGGCGTGCAGCCGGCGGGTCGCTCATAGCCCGAAGGTCACGGGAGAAGGCCCTGGCCGGAGCGATTGTCGACCGGGGCCTCTACCGTTGTCGAGGGTTGTCCTGCCGACGGTTCCAAAGGCCGGTTGTGCGGTTCGAGTCCATCGTGTCGGCGAACGAGATCCGTGGTCGCTGTACGGCCCACGGGTTACGGGTGAACCGATCGATCCGGCAGGATCGTCCGGTGCCTACCGACGGATATCGTCGATCGCGGCGTTGATTGGCGCGACGCCGCGTCGCCCCATGAGTTTGAACATGGTGTTGAACGAGACGCCGAGCACACGGTTGCGGTAACGCCGGTCCGCGAAGAACGCGTCGATATCCTCGATGCGGCCGTGGTCTTCGATCATCATGTCCGGATCGAACTGTGAGAACGCGTCGGTGGATCCATCCCACTCGTTGACAGAGTCCACCCGGACCCCGTAGCCGAGCCGGCGGCCCTCGGCGGCGAGGCGTTCCTGGGCGCCGACCAGCAGAGGCGTGTCGATGATATAGGTATCGACCGATCGCCACACCCCTTCGATCTGCACTTCGAGATAGGAGTGTGAGATCTCTCTCGGGATCATCCAGTACCGGCCGGCCGGGATGGCGCCCCGGAGGATGTCCTTGGGGAGTACGACGAAATGCTGGTGCGTCTCGTACCCCGCGGATCGCAGCACGGCCGCCATGAGGCGGGTTTTGGGGATGCAGTGGCCGACGCCGAAGGCGAGCGTGTATTCGGGGTCGCCGGCGTCGAACAGGTCGTTGAATCCGAACTTGACATGTTCTCGGACGTAGTCGTGCAGGGCGACGGCGTTGTCACGTTCGGACGCAGACGGGTCGACGATCTGCTCGACGATGCCCTCGACGGTGGATGTGACGGTCATGGTCTCGCTCCTCTCCGCACACGGTGCACAGGAGCCATCTCAGAGGACGAACACGACCCCGGCTGAGGCGGGACACGGCCTGTGTGTGCATCGTCGTGGGTGCTTCTGCTCCAGACTACGCGTCTGGCCGGCTATGAAGTGCACGTTCCTTTCGGCACCTTCCACACACTTCGGCTCGGGGATCGAGGTCCGGCGAGGGCAGGAGAAGCCAGGCCCCCTGTCAAGTGGGCGACAGGGTGAGGTACGGCGTAACCCGCTCGTGGTCGTCGAGCGCCTCCAGCCGGTAGGCTCTGGCGAGAATGAAGTGGGGGATCAGGCTCATATTGGGGCTCGCCTTCGTCGCCGCTGCGTGCCAAGGCTCGTCCACTTCGTCCACGGCCACCACGATCACCACATCGACGGCCGTGCCTCTCTCCACCACGACCACGAGCACCGCACCGGCGACCACGACCGTGACGACCACCACCACGACCGTACATCCAGAGCCGGTCGATCTCATCTTGACCGGTGGCCCGATCGTCACCATGGATCCCGAACTCGGCACCCAGGAGGCCATCGCCATCGATGGCGACCATATCGTCGCGGTCGGGACGGCCGACGATATGGTCCGATACGAGGGTCCCGACACGACGGTCGTCGACCTGAAGGGACGTGCCGTCCAGCCCGGCTTCGTCGATCCCCACACCCACATCCTCACCGACATGGGCGGCATCGAAGCCGGACAATCCCTCGCCCTCGCCAACGGCATCACATCACTCGCCGATGCTTCGGTCGAGCCTGGCGTCACCGAGGTCTTCATCGAAGCATCACGCGCCGGAAGGCTGCGGGTGCGTACGACCTTGTACCTCATTCGCACCAACGTGTGCGGGGAGGATCTCGGACGGTGGTACGAGGCATACGAGCCCGGACAGGAGGTCGCGGACCGTGTCCGCATCGGTGGGGTCAAGATCTTCTCCGACGGTGGCGCCTGCCGGGCCCTCGCCACGAGCGAGCCCATTCTCGAGGGATACGACTCGACCGACCTGTACTTCGACGCGGCGACCCTCGCCGACATGATCGGGGCTGCGGACGCCGCCGGCTACCAGGTCATCGTCCACGCGCAGGGCGATGTCGCCATCGCCGCGGTCCAGGATGCCTACGCCGCGGTTCTCGACGGTGGACCCAACGTTCTCCGCCATCGGATCGACCACAACGCCATCCAGACCGACGCCACGATCCGGCGCTACGGGGAGCTCGGCCTCGTAACGGTGCTGTTCGGCTCGTCGGAGGCATGCCGTGCCGAGCTGGCCTGGACCGACTTCTATAAAGAGCACGGAGACCGTCCCGGCGACATCATCGCCGCCAACCCCGGGCTGATCGTTGCATGGCACGGTGACGATCCTTGGATGACCCCGATCAGCCCGATCGGCGAGTACTTCAGCCTCGTGACGAGAGGTCGGGTCGACGAGGACGGGACCGTCTGCCCGCCGGCCGATTGGATGCAGGGCGCCGAGGTCGCACGTGACCAGGCCCTCGAGATGATGACCATCGACGCCGCCTACGCAATCGGACAGGACGACGTCGTCGGGTCGCTGACCCCCGGGAAGTTCGCCGACCTCGTCATCCTCACCGGCGACCTCCTCACCGTTCCCACCGATTCCATCCCCGACGTCCAGTTCCTGGCGACGATCATCGGCGGAGTCACCGAGTACTGCCTCCGCGGCGCGGAGGACGTATGTCCCGGGGTCGAGCCGCAGGCGGGCCCCACGGCGACGGCATCGGCGAGCCGGGCAGGCAAGGGACCGGAGCTCGTGTTCGACGGCAGTGTCGATGGCGAGTCGTTCTGGTCGTCGGGAGCCGACCCTCCACAGTGGATCATGGTCGATCTCCCCACCTCCGGCACGGTCACCGAGATCCGCTTCGTGGTCTACCAGAACCCGCCGAGCGACACGGTGCACGAACTCGAAGTCCGGGTCGACGGCGAGTGGAGCCTCGTGGAGACCTTCCAGGGATTCACGACTACCGGCGACATCCTCACGTGGCGGCCGGCGAGTCCCATGGAGAACGTGTCGGCGTTCCGCATGACGACCATCGAGAGCCTGTCGTGGCCGGAGTGGGCAGAGATCGAGGTCGACACCACCGACGGCTGAGCCGGCTTCGGCTCGCTCCGACTCCTGCAAGGCTCCCGAGCATCGATCCGCCGTTCCGACCGGAACTGAGCCGACAACATGGCTGTTTCCAAGCCGGGGAAACTGCCACCAGTGCCGACACCGCCGCCCGATACGCGGCGCTTTCCCTCCATCCCGGCGGTACCGGCGTGCTCACCACCGAGTTCAAGGTCAATCTGCTCAATCCGGCCAAGGGTGAACAGCGTGTGGAGCGCGGCCGGGTCATCGAGCCGGGACGGACGCTGACCGTGTACCGGGCCGACGTATACGGGATCGGGGACGGTGGTGGGACGCATGTCGCCACCGCGGTCATGTCGATGATCTGTCTGGGGGGTCTGCAGGATCGAGAGGAGAACCGGAGCGCGGCGACCGCGACGTGTCGCGGAGCCGTCTCTCCCCGGTAATGCGACCAAGAGCAACGTTCCCTGCGGACGCGGCGACGGGGCAAGTCCCAAGGTCGCGTTGGCGTCGCAGGGGCGATCGGGGTGACGCAGTGACCGGTCAGGGGACCCATGTGCGGCCGCCGGCTATCTGCCTCTTGCACGGGCCCGACGTGCGAAGCGAACATACAGACGGTTGACGAAAGGCTGCGCTTGACATATGGTTGCACCATGACAATTACCGACCTCTCTCCGTCCGATGCCGCCGAGCGGATCCTCGCCGAGGCCGACGAAGTCTGGGCACGTCGCTTCGTCGATGCGTTCGACCGCCGTCTCCGCACCGAGCCCCTCGAACGTTTCATCGAACTGTGGGACTTGTCACGGTCGGCTGCCGCCCGGATCTTCGGTGTGTCGCGCCAGGCGTTCGCCAAATGGCTGACATCGGGCCCGCCGGCGAGTCGAGCCGTCTCGATTGCCGACCTGGCCGCGGCGACCGACCTCCTCGACCGTTATGTGAAGCGGGAGCGTATCCCTGCCGTGGTTCGACGGCAGGCGCCGGCTCTCGGAGGCCGCTCCCTCCTCGAGCTCGCCGAGACCGAGGGAACACGCGAGGTGCTCGAAGCGGTGCGGGCCATGTTCGACCTGCGTCGCGTCCAACCGTGATCGTGGAACGTCTCCGAGACGGCCATCGCTGGCTTCGAGTTGCCGACGAACATTGGGACGACCCGCTCGATCCCACCTTTGCCCAGGTCCATGGAGGCCGATGGAACCCGCCGCACTCGTTTCCTGTCCTCTACCTCAACGAGGACATCGATACTGCCCGGGCGCAGATCCGACACCTCCTGGCCGGCCAGCCGGTCGGTCCCGAGGATCTCGATCCACCGTATGTGCTCGTCACGGCAACACTCCCTCGTTCTCAGCTCGTCGCCGATGCCGTGACCGACGAGGGCCTCATCGAACTGGGTGTCCCTGTGACCTATCCGGTGGAGAATGGCATGCCGGTCCCCTGGAAGCGCTGCCGGCCGGTCGGTGTCGAGGTGCACGATGCCGGTCTGCGGGGTGTGCACTGTCGTTCGGCGGCGACATCGGATGGATCCGGACGCGAGCTGGCCTGGTTTCCGGCGAGGCCGGCGTCGAGAGCCCGACCTGTTGGCGACCCGGTTCCGTTCAGGGAGTGGTGGGGGAGCGAGTAGCCCACGACGCCATTCCCGACACCGCCCGACCGTCCGGCCCGCGAAGGCCGCGCTCGTTGCGTACCTGGAAGTGAGATGGGTTCGACGAGGGGCTTCGATACGCTCCTTGCCCCTCCCGGAGCCAGGACCTCCTCAGCAACGCGCCAGGGCATGGCGGGGCTTTGAGCCTGACGCCGAGACCGTGCCGATCGACCCGAATCTCGGCATGACCACTGCCCGGCGCCTCGACCTGAACTCCTCCTGGCGCCAGTTGTCGCTACTCGAGGATCTCCCTGTCCAGGTCATCGAGGAACTCGACCTGGTGCCGTTCACCGCGATCGTGTGTCGTTCACGCGACCTCGCGTCGACGATCTGCGCACCCGGCCCTCGCACGGCCGCCGGGATCGTCTGACCGTTCCAGGGCACACGGGTGCGACCTTTGGAGAGATCGACGGCACGCTCTGCCGCACGGGCAGCAGCGGACTCATCGGATGGGCCGGGCCGCCAACCGGCCGTATCGATCTCGCCATCGCCAGGACCGTGTCAAGCGCCCCAGCCCTCTCCCGAGACCCGCGAAGCCGGCTCGATGCCGAGCATGAGGTCCTCTCCGACATCGACAAGGGGACGCTCCGTATCATCGGCGTCGAACAAGCTGAAGCTCTCGCCGACCAATTCGGTGGCGAGATTCCCCGGGTCTCGAAGACGGCGAAGGGCATGAACCCGGTACCTGACCTTGGCAACTCGGGCCCGGGTCGAAGGGCAGGCCGGCGAAGGACGCGGTCGCAGTTTGCGATGTCAGCGACTCGCCTCGTCGGATTCGGAGATGGGTGTCGTCGAGTGAGGTCTGAGCCGAGGCTCTCAGTCCTCAACCGGAGACGCATGTCAGCCGATGCTGAAGGCATGAAGCTCAAGTGTGTTGTCTTACTGTTGGCCATGGTGATGGCCGCTTGCTCGACAACAACGTCCACTCCGACGACCTTCGGAGTCGACGGTGCGCCACAACTGCTCAAGAACACCTTCCTGAGCGTGACTCGCCAGGCTGCCACTTTGGCCGGTTACGACGCGACGAACGACCAATGGATGGAGTTCGCACGCGAGGTGTGCAGCTCCGGTTTCGACAGCTCGAAAGACCTGGCGGACTTCGCAGATGAGAAGGCCGGTGCCAAAGCCAACCAGGACATCCGGCAGATGTGGTCGACGGCTGCCAAGGCGGCCACGAGCGCGTTCTGTCCCATCGGGGGAGTGTGAGGCATGCGCGTCCCGTCGAGAGCCGAACCGTGGAAACGGTTGCGGTGCGACCAT encodes the following:
- a CDS encoding GNAT family N-acetyltransferase, with translation WALSEPEVYRVWAYVNVGNVVSQRVLEKAGMVREGVLHRWAPHPNVSAEPSDAYMYAKWR
- a CDS encoding CPBP family intramembrane metalloprotease, which translates into the protein MGCLIRHGYLVPRLDAKEGVGRWINHLVVGLIWGMWHLPYVAVFWDYTDESLATLLPRILLGTVIVAVVYGEIRLAAGSVWPAVLMHAMGNAVVGGLLADEVLAVSSVRPIVFSPGADGLFVIGLTAVVASAVVVATRRSDTDGGRRTAPGDVGKTNRHRDERNRT
- a CDS encoding DUF4386 domain-containing protein codes for the protein MRDRTTARVVGVLFIVASVAAVVGGTLLLPSVGVNYLVEAADHEIQVVSGASLEVVQAMAVIGIAVMLFPVLKRRNEGLALGFVGARTVEGVLTLAGTVSALAILTSSQSYGQPGVAGAEPLGDTLVAAREWSYRLGPMLMFGVSALILYTLLYRAELVPAWLSIWGFAGGALLQVRTVLEMYGREFSPAMQGLFAAPIGLNEMVLAVWLIVKGFKATASTAEPERQPAVVGG
- a CDS encoding transglutaminase domain-containing protein; this encodes MTVTSTVEGIVEQIVDPSASERDNAVALHDYVREHVKFGFNDLFDAGDPEYTLAFGVGHCIPKTRLMAAVLRSAGYETHQHFVVLPKDILRGAIPAGRYWMIPREISHSYLEVQIEGVWRSVDTYIIDTPLLVGAQERLAAEGRRLGYGVRVDSVNEWDGSTDAFSQFDPDMMIEDHGRIEDIDAFFADRRYRNRVLGVSFNTMFKLMGRRGVAPINAAIDDIRR
- a CDS encoding amidohydrolase family protein, which encodes MTTTTTTVHPEPVDLILTGGPIVTMDPELGTQEAIAIDGDHIVAVGTADDMVRYEGPDTTVVDLKGRAVQPGFVDPHTHILTDMGGIEAGQSLALANGITSLADASVEPGVTEVFIEASRAGRLRVRTTLYLIRTNVCGEDLGRWYEAYEPGQEVADRVRIGGVKIFSDGGACRALATSEPILEGYDSTDLYFDAATLADMIGAADAAGYQVIVHAQGDVAIAAVQDAYAAVLDGGPNVLRHRIDHNAIQTDATIRRYGELGLVTVLFGSSEACRAELAWTDFYKEHGDRPGDIIAANPGLIVAWHGDDPWMTPISPIGEYFSLVTRGRVDEDGTVCPPADWMQGAEVARDQALEMMTIDAAYAIGQDDVVGSLTPGKFADLVILTGDLLTVPTDSIPDVQFLATIIGGVTEYCLRGAEDVCPGVEPQAGPTATASASRAGKGPELVFDGSVDGESFWSSGADPPQWIMVDLPTSGTVTEIRFVVYQNPPSDTVHELEVRVDGEWSLVETFQGFTTTGDILTWRPASPMENVSAFRMTTIESLSWPEWAEIEVDTTDG
- a CDS encoding PaaI family thioesterase; protein product: MAGVGRDRGRHHRRLSRLRLAPTPARLPSIDPPFRPELSRQHGCFQAGETATSADTAARYAALSLHPGGTGVLTTEFKVNLLNPAKGEQRVERGRVIEPGRTLTVYRADVYGIGDGGGTHVATAVMSMICLGGLQDREENRSAATATCRGAVSPR
- a CDS encoding RES family NAD+ phosphorylase; the protein is MIVERLRDGHRWLRVADEHWDDPLDPTFAQVHGGRWNPPHSFPVLYLNEDIDTARAQIRHLLAGQPVGPEDLDPPYVLVTATLPRSQLVADAVTDEGLIELGVPVTYPVENGMPVPWKRCRPVGVEVHDAGLRGVHCRSAATSDGSGRELAWFPARPASRARPVGDPVPFREWWGSE